From Oculatellaceae cyanobacterium, one genomic window encodes:
- a CDS encoding helix-turn-helix transcriptional regulator, translated as MSPTFGKIIRQARKGKELSQRELAKLVGVDYTYLSKLENDHAGYPPSEDVINKLAVHLNLNEDELRHLAGRITPDDTKIFEELVKKYKQVPTLLRRMRDEPEFAKKLLRETTESET; from the coding sequence GTGAGTCCAACTTTTGGCAAGATTATCCGTCAAGCCCGAAAGGGTAAAGAATTGAGTCAGCGTGAGTTGGCAAAGTTAGTAGGAGTGGATTATACCTATCTATCTAAACTAGAGAATGATCATGCTGGGTATCCCCCAAGTGAGGATGTCATTAATAAATTAGCTGTTCACTTAAATTTAAATGAAGACGAGCTAAGGCATCTTGCTGGTCGAATTACGCCTGATGACACAAAAATTTTCGAGGAACTTGTCAAAAAGTACAAGCAAGTGCCTACTTTGCTTCGCCGGATGCGAGATGAGCCTGAATTTGCCAAAAAATTATTGCGGGAAACAACAGAATCAGAAACTTAG
- a CDS encoding ImmA/IrrE family metallo-endopeptidase, producing MKVIKPCCYISRAEIESKAVNVLTRVQAKLTRSLKWPIDAGFIAEHLGLDMDCGYIPPDEQGAIAAMIMPTESRIVINENSLKLAKGFEASSIAHEIGHWELHINQNAVAQVKKLQNRGLETSIEPFLCRSLSSKQGIEWQAQYFSGCLLMPQFKLQEECRGRNLTNWKHLYAMKDEFGVTISNLTTRLQSLGMIYIPENSKQIYPGDVAPGLQK from the coding sequence TTGAAAGTCATCAAGCCATGCTGCTACATATCTAGGGCCGAAATTGAAAGTAAAGCAGTTAATGTTCTCACGCGTGTACAAGCAAAGCTTACACGCTCTCTTAAGTGGCCTATAGATGCTGGTTTTATTGCGGAACATCTCGGATTAGATATGGATTGCGGCTACATACCGCCTGATGAACAAGGAGCAATCGCCGCAATGATTATGCCTACAGAAAGTAGGATTGTGATCAATGAAAATAGCCTGAAACTGGCTAAAGGTTTTGAAGCATCTTCCATCGCTCACGAAATAGGACACTGGGAACTTCATATCAATCAGAATGCAGTTGCTCAGGTTAAAAAGCTACAAAATCGTGGTTTGGAGACAAGCATAGAGCCATTTTTGTGTCGTAGTCTTAGTAGTAAGCAGGGAATTGAGTGGCAAGCTCAATATTTTTCTGGTTGCTTACTAATGCCTCAGTTTAAATTACAAGAAGAATGTAGAGGGAGGAATTTAACTAATTGGAAACACCTGTATGCTATGAAGGATGAATTTGGAGTAACAATTTCTAACCTGACAACTCGCTTACAATCTCTTGGCATGATATATATACCCGAAAATTCTAAGCAAATTTATCCTGGTGATGTAGCACCAGGTTTGCAGAAATAA